The following are from one region of the Streptomyces changanensis genome:
- a CDS encoding GntR family transcriptional regulator yields the protein MSFGEQPAYLRVASDLRKKIVNGSLPPHTRLPSQARIREEYGVSDTVALEARKVLMAEGLVEGRSGSGTYVRERPVPRRIARSGYRPAGGAVNPFRQEQSAEGARGTWESGSEQEKATAEVAVRLGITLGDPVMRTRYVFRDAGEAMMLSTSWEPLAITGRTPVMLPEEGPLGGCGVVERMAAIDVVVDNVVEEVGARPGLAEELLTLGGVPGHVVIVVERTYYASGRPVETADVVVPADRYRVAYHLPVR from the coding sequence GTGTCTTTCGGTGAGCAGCCGGCCTATCTGCGCGTTGCGAGCGATCTCCGCAAGAAGATCGTCAACGGCTCGCTGCCGCCGCACACGCGGCTTCCCTCGCAGGCCCGCATCCGCGAGGAGTACGGGGTCTCCGACACGGTCGCCCTGGAGGCCCGCAAGGTCCTGATGGCCGAGGGGCTCGTCGAGGGCCGCTCCGGCTCGGGGACGTACGTGAGGGAGCGCCCGGTCCCGCGCCGCATCGCCCGCTCCGGTTACCGCCCGGCCGGGGGCGCGGTGAACCCCTTCCGCCAGGAGCAGTCCGCCGAGGGTGCCCGCGGTACGTGGGAGTCAGGCAGCGAGCAGGAGAAGGCGACGGCGGAGGTCGCGGTCCGGCTCGGCATCACCCTGGGCGACCCGGTGATGCGCACGCGGTACGTCTTCCGGGACGCGGGCGAGGCGATGATGCTCTCCACCTCCTGGGAGCCGCTCGCCATCACGGGCCGGACCCCCGTGATGCTCCCCGAGGAGGGGCCGCTCGGCGGCTGCGGCGTCGTCGAGCGCATGGCCGCCATCGACGTCGTCGTGGACAACGTCGTGGAGGAGGTCGGTGCGCGCCCCGGCCTCGCCGAGGAGCTGCTGACGCTGGGCGGCGTCCCCGGACACGTGGTGATCGTGGTGGAGCGCACGTACTACGCCTCCGGGCGGCCGGTGGAGACGGCGGACGTCGTCGTACCGGCCGACCGGTACCGGGTCGCGTACCACCTGCCGGTGCGCTGA
- the ychF gene encoding redox-regulated ATPase YchF, whose product MSLTIGIVGLPNVGKSTLFNALTKNDVLAANYPFATIEPNVGVVGVPDARLTKLAEIFSSQRILPATVDFVDIAGIVRGASEGEGLGNKFLANIRESDAICQVIRAFKDENVVHVDGKVSPKDDIETINTELILADLQTIEKVLPRLQKESRIKKDVAPKVAAVEAAKEILERGDTLFSQGIVQGGEKAELLHDLHLLTTKPFLYVFNVDEDELTDEAFKDEQRALVAPAEAIFLNAKLEADLAELDDEDAMELLQSVGAEEPGLATLARVGFTTLGLQTYLTAGPKESRAWTIKKGATAPEAAGVIHTDFQKGFIKAEVISYDDLVATGSVAEARAAGKARMEGKEYVMQDGDVVEFRFNV is encoded by the coding sequence GTGTCGCTCACGATCGGAATCGTCGGCCTGCCGAATGTCGGCAAGTCGACCCTGTTCAACGCCCTGACCAAGAACGACGTGCTGGCGGCCAACTACCCGTTCGCCACGATCGAGCCGAACGTCGGCGTCGTCGGCGTCCCGGACGCCCGGCTGACGAAGCTGGCCGAGATCTTCTCGTCCCAGCGCATCCTCCCGGCGACGGTCGACTTCGTCGACATCGCCGGCATCGTGCGCGGCGCGAGCGAGGGCGAGGGCCTGGGCAACAAGTTCCTCGCGAACATCCGCGAGTCGGACGCGATCTGCCAGGTCATCCGCGCCTTCAAGGACGAGAACGTCGTCCACGTCGACGGCAAGGTCTCGCCCAAGGACGACATCGAGACGATCAACACCGAGCTGATCCTCGCCGACCTCCAGACCATCGAGAAGGTTCTTCCGCGCCTCCAGAAGGAGTCCCGGATCAAGAAGGACGTGGCGCCGAAGGTCGCGGCGGTCGAGGCCGCCAAGGAGATCCTGGAGCGCGGCGACACCCTCTTCTCGCAGGGCATCGTCCAGGGCGGCGAGAAGGCGGAGCTCCTCCACGACCTCCACCTGCTCACCACCAAGCCCTTCCTCTACGTCTTCAACGTCGACGAGGACGAGCTGACGGACGAGGCGTTCAAGGACGAGCAGCGCGCGCTGGTCGCCCCCGCCGAGGCGATCTTCCTCAACGCCAAGCTGGAGGCGGACCTCGCCGAGCTGGACGACGAGGACGCCATGGAGCTCCTGCAGTCCGTCGGCGCCGAGGAGCCCGGCCTCGCCACCCTGGCCCGCGTCGGCTTCACCACCCTGGGCCTCCAGACGTACCTGACGGCCGGCCCGAAGGAGTCCCGCGCCTGGACGATCAAGAAGGGCGCGACGGCCCCCGAGGCGGCCGGTGTGATCCACACCGACTTCCAGAAGGGCTTCATCAAGGCCGAGGTCATCTCCTACGACGACCTGGTCGCCACCGGCTCGGTCGCCGAGGCCCGCGCCGCCGGCAAGGCCCGCATGGAGGGCAAGGAGTACGTGATGCAGGACGGCGACGTGGTGGAGTTCCGCTTCAACGTGTGA
- a CDS encoding S8 family peptidase produces the protein MSVMRTSRRRVAAASATAVAALALGSLAAFPAAAAGSAAEGVIQYAGAPNAVQGSYIVTLDESAADSDASSGKAVAARYGAKIKKTYTAALNGYAVELSEAQAKRLAADPAVASVVQDRVFTISGTQPSPPSWGLDRIDQRALPLNRSYTYPEPGGDGVTAYVIDTGVRISHSDFGGRAANGYDAVDNDNTAQDGHGHGTHVAGTVGGSAYGVAKKAKIVGVRVLNNQGSGTTAQVVAGIDWVTRNAVKPAVANMSLGGGADSALDTAVRNSIAAGITYAVAAGNDNSNASNYSPARVAEAITVGSTTNSDARSSFSNYGSVLDVFAPGSSITSAWNSGDSATNTISGTSMAAPHVAGAAALYLANNRTATPAQVSSALATAATSGVVGNPGTGSPNRLLFVGAGGDEPPPTGSRFENTGDYAIADNATVDSPVTVTGVAGNAPTGLKVEVNIQHTYIGDLRVQLVAPDGTAYTLKDHGTGGSADNINTTYTVNASAEVANGTWKLRVSDNARYDTGKIDSWALQF, from the coding sequence ATGTCAGTGATGCGTACGTCGCGGCGAAGAGTCGCCGCGGCCAGTGCCACCGCCGTCGCCGCCCTCGCCCTGGGCTCCCTCGCCGCCTTCCCGGCCGCCGCCGCCGGGTCGGCCGCCGAGGGCGTCATCCAGTACGCGGGCGCCCCCAACGCCGTTCAGGGCAGCTACATCGTGACCCTGGACGAGTCGGCCGCCGACTCGGACGCCTCGTCCGGCAAGGCGGTCGCGGCCCGTTACGGCGCGAAGATCAAGAAGACGTACACCGCGGCCCTCAACGGCTACGCGGTGGAACTCTCCGAAGCCCAGGCGAAGAGGCTCGCCGCCGACCCGGCCGTCGCCTCCGTCGTCCAGGACCGCGTCTTCACGATCTCCGGCACACAGCCCTCGCCGCCCTCCTGGGGCCTGGACCGGATCGACCAGCGCGCCCTGCCGCTGAACCGGAGCTACACCTACCCGGAGCCGGGCGGGGACGGCGTCACCGCGTACGTCATCGACACCGGCGTCCGCATCAGCCACAGCGACTTCGGCGGCCGCGCGGCCAACGGCTACGACGCGGTCGACAACGACAACACCGCCCAGGACGGCCACGGCCACGGCACCCACGTCGCCGGCACCGTCGGCGGCTCCGCGTACGGCGTGGCCAAGAAGGCGAAGATCGTCGGCGTCCGCGTCCTGAACAACCAGGGTTCCGGCACGACCGCCCAGGTCGTCGCCGGCATCGACTGGGTGACCCGGAACGCCGTCAAGCCCGCCGTCGCCAACATGAGCCTCGGCGGCGGCGCGGACAGCGCGCTCGACACCGCCGTGCGCAACTCCATAGCCGCCGGCATCACCTACGCCGTCGCGGCCGGCAACGACAACAGCAACGCGTCGAACTACTCGCCGGCCCGCGTCGCCGAGGCCATCACGGTCGGCTCGACGACCAACTCCGACGCCCGCTCCAGCTTCTCCAACTACGGCAGCGTGCTGGACGTCTTCGCTCCCGGTTCATCCATCACCTCGGCGTGGAACAGCGGCGACAGCGCCACCAACACCATCTCCGGCACGTCGATGGCGGCGCCCCACGTCGCCGGCGCCGCCGCGCTGTACCTGGCCAACAACCGGACCGCCACCCCGGCGCAGGTCTCCTCGGCGCTCGCCACCGCCGCCACCAGCGGCGTGGTCGGCAACCCGGGCACCGGCTCCCCGAACCGCCTGCTCTTCGTGGGCGCCGGCGGCGACGAGCCCCCGCCCACCGGCTCCCGCTTCGAGAACACCGGTGACTACGCCATCGCCGACAACGCCACCGTCGACTCCCCGGTCACCGTCACGGGCGTTGCGGGCAACGCCCCGACCGGCCTCAAGGTCGAGGTCAACATCCAGCACACCTACATCGGCGACCTGCGCGTCCAGCTCGTCGCGCCGGACGGCACCGCCTACACGCTGAAGGACCACGGCACGGGCGGCAGCGCCGACAACATCAACACCACGTACACCGTGAACGCCTCCGCCGAGGTCGCCAACGGCACGTGGAAGCTGCGCGTGAGCGACAACGCCCGGTACGACACCGGCAAGATCGACTCCTGGGCGCTGCAGTTCTGA
- a CDS encoding DUF4190 domain-containing protein has translation MSSSPQGWPAPQQPYPPVPPPPGAPLPSANTNGLAITSLIAGVVCLVPPLGLVLGAVALRQIKRRGERGKGLAIAGMVLSLISSLLIAVGFATGAFGDALDGVRKVKDEVASSHSAFSLRTGDCFDQPGGTAKEQEVERVKSVDCATPHDAEVAGSFQLAGSAYPGVPAIEKLAEERCVSIGEKYSLDSWAVPENAVTFYYHPTAESWRQVKDRTVTCAFAAEKGKLTGSLRADGTTLTADQLTYLEALNAVDAALLKEPEDDPETDLDGNVAWAGALEKTLGSSVARLKGHTFAPAAAQPVAGVVRKLEKARKHWAEAADAADADTFWEHYEPGYEALPLDLGKDARGALKLSTKAPVEPTG, from the coding sequence GTGTCATCGTCCCCCCAGGGCTGGCCCGCGCCCCAGCAGCCCTACCCGCCGGTGCCCCCGCCTCCCGGGGCCCCGCTCCCGTCGGCGAACACCAACGGCCTCGCCATCACCTCGCTCATCGCCGGTGTCGTCTGTCTCGTACCGCCGCTCGGTCTGGTCCTCGGCGCCGTCGCGCTGCGGCAGATCAAGCGCCGGGGCGAGAGGGGCAAGGGCCTCGCGATAGCCGGCATGGTCCTCTCCCTGATCAGCTCGCTGCTGATCGCCGTCGGCTTCGCCACCGGCGCGTTCGGCGACGCCCTGGACGGGGTCCGCAAGGTGAAGGACGAGGTGGCGAGCTCCCATTCCGCCTTCTCCCTGCGCACCGGCGACTGCTTCGACCAGCCGGGCGGCACGGCGAAGGAGCAGGAGGTCGAGCGGGTCAAGAGCGTCGACTGCGCCACGCCGCACGACGCCGAGGTGGCCGGCTCCTTCCAGCTCGCCGGGAGCGCCTACCCGGGCGTCCCGGCGATCGAGAAGCTGGCCGAGGAGCGGTGCGTCTCCATCGGCGAGAAGTACTCCCTGGACTCCTGGGCGGTGCCGGAGAACGCGGTGACGTTCTACTACCACCCGACCGCGGAGAGCTGGCGGCAGGTGAAGGACCGCACGGTGACGTGCGCCTTCGCCGCCGAGAAGGGGAAGCTGACCGGGTCGCTGCGCGCGGACGGCACCACCCTCACCGCCGACCAGCTGACCTACCTCGAAGCCCTGAACGCGGTCGACGCGGCGCTGCTGAAGGAGCCCGAGGACGATCCGGAGACCGACCTCGACGGCAACGTCGCCTGGGCGGGCGCGCTGGAGAAGACCCTCGGCAGCTCCGTCGCGCGGCTGAAGGGCCACACCTTCGCCCCCGCCGCCGCCCAGCCCGTGGCCGGTGTGGTGCGGAAGCTGGAGAAGGCCCGCAAGCACTGGGCCGAGGCCGCGGACGCGGCGGACGCCGACACCTTCTGGGAGCACTACGAGCCCGGTTACGAGGCCCTGCCGCTGGACCTCGGGAAGGACGCGCGCGGCGCGCTCAAGCTCTCCACCAAGGCGCCGGTCGAGCCGACCGGCTGA
- a CDS encoding ATP-binding protein, with translation MIGVIDTQGARAEWTLPGELDAVRAARHAVRDTLRGWELEAAVGDLAVLLVSELVTNSLRYAHGPIGVRLIRLPSHDASVPSRAALLVEVSDPLPDPPRARPAGPDDEGGRGLQLVACSAARWGTRKGRSGKTVWFELSLPG, from the coding sequence GTGATCGGCGTGATCGACACCCAAGGCGCACGCGCCGAGTGGACCTTGCCCGGGGAGCTCGACGCGGTCCGCGCGGCCCGGCACGCCGTCCGCGACACCCTCCGCGGCTGGGAGCTGGAGGCCGCGGTCGGCGACCTCGCGGTCCTCCTCGTGAGCGAGCTCGTGACCAATTCCCTGCGGTACGCCCATGGACCGATCGGCGTACGCCTCATCCGTCTCCCGTCGCACGACGCGTCCGTCCCGTCCCGTGCGGCCCTCCTCGTCGAGGTCTCCGACCCCCTCCCCGACCCCCCGCGCGCCCGCCCCGCCGGCCCCGATGACGAGGGCGGACGCGGGCTCCAACTCGTCGCTTGCTCCGCGGCCCGCTGGGGTACGAGGAAGGGGAGGTCGGGTAAGACGGTGTGGTTCGAGCTGTCCCTGCCGGGTTAG
- a CDS encoding (deoxy)nucleoside triphosphate pyrophosphohydrolase, producing the protein MKECVDRVVVAGAVFDRGRLLAARRSAPPELAGRWELPGGKVEPGEGGPEALVRELREELGVEVEPCERIPGEWPLKPGYVLRVWTARVLSGEPRPLQDHDELRWLSRRDWDSVDWLDQDVPAVIEAVRRLPAPDPADPAR; encoded by the coding sequence ATGAAGGAGTGCGTGGACCGCGTCGTGGTCGCCGGAGCCGTGTTCGACCGGGGGCGGCTGCTCGCCGCGCGCCGCAGTGCGCCTCCCGAGCTCGCCGGGCGCTGGGAGCTGCCCGGCGGCAAGGTGGAGCCGGGTGAGGGCGGGCCCGAAGCCCTCGTGCGCGAGTTGCGCGAGGAGCTGGGCGTCGAGGTCGAGCCCTGTGAGCGGATCCCGGGGGAGTGGCCGCTCAAGCCCGGTTACGTGCTGCGGGTGTGGACGGCGCGGGTCCTCTCTGGCGAGCCGCGGCCGCTCCAGGACCATGACGAACTGCGGTGGCTCTCCCGTCGGGATTGGGACAGTGTCGACTGGCTGGATCAGGACGTTCCCGCGGTGATCGAGGCCGTCCGCCGCCTCCCCGCTCCGGACCCCGCCGATCCGGCGCGCTGA
- a CDS encoding SpoIIE family protein phosphatase produces the protein MSEIPGTANGVVWQSNPPGSIYDYIRVASFSIGPDGLVDQWSLRAAELFGVPAEDVRGKDPVEAFIPAELRSRGHRKVAEILDGKEWTGLVPFRVPGERHTRGLAEVYVMPSETEHGERAALCIVVDVRALRHIETDLASSQAIFGQSPFGFLLFGPDLKVQRANKRFATVFGGSADDHRGRTVHDYLSRSEADRMTAALRRVMETGESVTDLEFVGTVPGSTDRRHWSVNLYRVHSGTGRPIGVAGLGTDVTRRHNAAREAANARRNLALLNEATARIGTSLDLETTARELLDVAVPGFCDLASVDLYQGLLSGDEAPPGRGGGRTAELRRVAFASAVSDAPLVTPPSAGTPCCETGPTLVGAVHRYPFHSPCAQALRTGRPALVPADDGGLVHSTLAVPMVAHDTVVGLVQFSRAKGSEPFGERDRALAVELAARAAVCIDNARLYRREHERALILQRSLLPPGDPEAAGLDIACRYLPGNAATEVGGDWFDVIDLPGHRTALVVGDVMGRGLRAAVAMGELRTAVRTLAQLDLEPAEVLSHLDEITRGLGAPIGAQTSRAAHKQRDPELSEVYLATCVYAVYDAVTRRCTFANAGHLPPVLVGPGREAELLDVPPGMPLGVGGEPFEEVEVELPEDALLALYTDGLVESRDHPLDEGLQAFQEALTGPQRPLEDVCDHVLGSLDTRHGQDDIALLMARVRGLPAEAVGDWRLPREPRSVGRARELARAQLTAWDLEPLVDTVELLVSELVTNALRYGEGEIRLRLLRDRTLVCEVWDAGLVQPRRRRARDTDEGGRGLQLVGLLSAGWGSRRTPRGKTVWFELALPDGDGTAEPTVDQLLSMF, from the coding sequence GTGAGCGAGATACCTGGGACGGCGAACGGCGTCGTGTGGCAGAGCAACCCGCCTGGCTCGATCTACGACTACATCAGGGTCGCGTCGTTCTCCATCGGCCCCGACGGGCTCGTCGACCAGTGGAGCCTGCGGGCCGCCGAACTGTTCGGCGTGCCCGCGGAGGACGTCAGGGGCAAGGACCCCGTCGAGGCGTTCATCCCCGCCGAACTGCGCTCGCGCGGGCACCGCAAGGTCGCCGAGATCCTCGACGGCAAGGAGTGGACGGGCCTGGTCCCGTTCCGCGTCCCCGGTGAGCGCCACACCCGCGGCCTCGCCGAGGTCTACGTCATGCCGAGCGAGACCGAGCACGGCGAACGCGCCGCGCTCTGTATCGTCGTGGACGTACGTGCCCTCCGCCACATCGAGACCGACCTGGCCTCGTCACAGGCGATATTCGGCCAATCCCCCTTCGGGTTCCTGCTGTTCGGCCCGGACCTGAAGGTCCAGCGGGCCAACAAGCGCTTCGCCACCGTCTTCGGCGGCAGCGCCGACGACCACCGCGGACGGACCGTCCACGACTACCTGTCCCGCTCCGAGGCCGACCGGATGACCGCCGCGCTCCGCCGCGTCATGGAGACCGGCGAGTCCGTCACCGACCTGGAGTTCGTCGGGACGGTGCCCGGCTCCACCGACCGGCGCCACTGGTCGGTGAACCTCTACCGCGTGCACAGCGGCACCGGCCGCCCCATCGGCGTCGCCGGCCTCGGCACGGACGTCACCCGCCGTCACAACGCCGCGCGCGAGGCCGCCAACGCCCGCCGCAACCTCGCCCTCCTCAACGAGGCCACCGCCCGCATCGGCACCTCCCTGGACCTGGAGACCACCGCGCGCGAGCTCCTCGACGTCGCCGTCCCCGGCTTCTGCGACCTGGCGTCCGTCGACCTCTACCAGGGGCTCCTCAGCGGCGACGAGGCCCCGCCCGGGCGGGGCGGCGGACGCACCGCGGAACTCCGCCGCGTCGCCTTCGCCAGCGCCGTCTCCGACGCGCCTCTCGTCACCCCGCCCAGCGCCGGCACCCCCTGCTGCGAGACCGGCCCGACCCTCGTCGGCGCCGTGCACCGCTACCCCTTCCACTCGCCGTGCGCCCAGGCCCTGCGCACCGGCCGCCCCGCCCTGGTGCCCGCCGACGACGGCGGACTCGTGCACTCCACGCTCGCCGTGCCGATGGTCGCCCACGACACGGTCGTCGGCCTCGTGCAGTTCTCCCGCGCCAAGGGCAGCGAGCCGTTCGGCGAACGCGACCGGGCCCTCGCCGTGGAACTCGCCGCCCGCGCCGCCGTCTGCATCGACAACGCCCGCCTCTACCGCCGCGAGCACGAGCGGGCCCTGATCCTCCAGCGCAGCCTGCTGCCGCCCGGCGACCCCGAGGCCGCCGGGCTCGACATCGCCTGCCGGTACCTGCCGGGCAACGCCGCCACCGAGGTCGGCGGCGACTGGTTCGACGTCATCGACCTGCCCGGCCACCGCACCGCCCTCGTCGTCGGCGACGTCATGGGCCGCGGCCTGCGCGCGGCCGTCGCCATGGGCGAACTGCGCACCGCCGTCCGCACCCTGGCCCAGCTCGACCTGGAGCCGGCCGAGGTCCTCTCGCACCTCGACGAGATCACCCGCGGCCTCGGCGCCCCCATCGGCGCCCAGACCTCCCGCGCCGCCCACAAGCAGCGCGACCCCGAACTGTCCGAGGTGTACCTCGCGACCTGCGTCTACGCCGTGTACGACGCCGTCACGCGCCGCTGCACCTTCGCCAACGCCGGGCACCTGCCGCCCGTCCTCGTCGGACCCGGCCGGGAGGCCGAACTGCTCGACGTACCGCCGGGGATGCCGCTCGGCGTCGGCGGCGAACCCTTCGAGGAGGTCGAGGTCGAGCTGCCCGAGGACGCGCTGCTCGCCCTCTACACCGACGGGCTCGTCGAGTCGCGGGACCACCCGCTGGACGAGGGCCTGCAAGCGTTCCAGGAGGCCCTCACCGGGCCCCAGCGGCCCCTGGAGGACGTCTGCGACCACGTCCTCGGCAGCCTCGACACCCGCCACGGCCAGGACGACATCGCCCTGCTGATGGCGCGCGTGCGCGGCCTGCCCGCCGAGGCCGTCGGCGACTGGCGGCTGCCGCGCGAACCGCGCTCCGTGGGCCGCGCCCGCGAACTGGCCCGCGCCCAGCTCACCGCGTGGGACCTGGAACCCCTCGTCGACACCGTCGAACTGCTCGTCAGCGAACTCGTCACCAACGCCCTGCGGTACGGCGAGGGCGAGATCCGGCTGCGCCTGCTGCGCGACCGCACCCTCGTCTGCGAGGTGTGGGACGCGGGCCTCGTCCAGCCGCGGCGCCGACGCGCCCGCGACACCGACGAGGGAGGCCGCGGCCTCCAGCTCGTCGGGTTGCTCAGCGCGGGGTGGGGCTCGCGGCGCACGCCGCGCGGCAAGACGGTCTGGTTCGAACTCGCCCTACCCGACGGCGACGGCACGGCGGAGCCGACGGTCGACCAGCTGCTCAGCATGTTCTGA
- a CDS encoding trypsin-like serine protease — MHVPRPRTARTTGLLAAAAAMTVGLLPATPAAAVTGPQAAAGTHPYAVQLTLGEEPTTRGCTGTLVDRYWVMTAASCFATTPGTPVPAGKPAVKATVTLADGKSVALTEIAPRADRDVALVRLATPVTTVPVAPLAGATPAVGADLTAAGFGRTRTAWVPDKLHTGAFTVDSADSTTLRITGKGTDAICKGDTGGPLLNAAGEVVGVNSQSWQGGCFGGNPAETRTGAVSARVDGLAEWVRQQSLTTASIRNAFSDRCLFVSWRTPENGAQARQADCEPQYADQVWKLQPVAGGGYQIRNTFTDRCLFVSWRTPENGAPVQQFDCEPKYSDQVWKLEPVTGGGYQIRNAFTNRCMVVSWRTPDNGAAVTQYDCEPKYSDQVWKL, encoded by the coding sequence ATGCACGTACCCCGTCCGCGCACGGCACGGACCACCGGCCTCCTGGCCGCCGCCGCCGCGATGACCGTGGGACTCCTCCCCGCCACTCCCGCCGCGGCGGTGACCGGCCCGCAGGCCGCCGCCGGCACGCACCCGTACGCGGTGCAGCTGACGCTCGGCGAGGAGCCGACGACCCGCGGCTGCACCGGCACGCTGGTCGACCGCTACTGGGTGATGACCGCCGCGAGCTGCTTCGCCACCACGCCCGGCACGCCGGTCCCGGCCGGCAAGCCGGCCGTCAAGGCCACCGTCACCCTCGCCGACGGCAAGTCCGTCGCCCTCACCGAGATCGCGCCGCGCGCCGACCGCGACGTCGCCCTCGTACGCCTGGCCACCCCTGTCACCACCGTCCCGGTCGCCCCGCTCGCCGGCGCGACCCCGGCGGTCGGCGCCGACCTGACGGCGGCCGGGTTCGGGCGTACCCGGACCGCGTGGGTGCCGGACAAGCTCCACACCGGCGCCTTCACCGTCGACTCCGCCGACTCCACCACCCTGCGCATCACCGGCAAGGGCACCGACGCCATCTGCAAGGGCGACACCGGCGGGCCGCTGCTCAACGCGGCCGGCGAGGTCGTCGGCGTCAACTCCCAGTCCTGGCAGGGCGGCTGCTTCGGCGGTAACCCGGCCGAGACCCGCACCGGCGCCGTCTCCGCGCGCGTCGACGGCCTGGCGGAGTGGGTGCGGCAGCAGAGCCTCACCACCGCCTCGATCCGCAACGCGTTCAGCGACCGCTGCCTGTTCGTGTCGTGGCGCACCCCGGAGAACGGCGCCCAGGCCCGGCAGGCGGACTGTGAGCCGCAGTACGCCGACCAGGTGTGGAAGCTCCAGCCGGTCGCCGGTGGCGGCTACCAGATCCGCAACACGTTCACCGACCGCTGCCTCTTCGTGTCGTGGCGCACCCCGGAGAACGGCGCGCCGGTGCAGCAGTTCGACTGCGAGCCGAAGTACAGCGACCAGGTGTGGAAGCTGGAGCCCGTCACGGGTGGCGGGTACCAGATCCGCAACGCCTTCACCAACCGCTGCATGGTCGTCTCGTGGCGCACGCCGGACAACGGCGCGGCGGTGACGCAGTACGACTGCGAGCCGAAGTACAGCGACCAGGTGTGGAAGCTCTGA